From Hartmannibacter diazotrophicus, a single genomic window includes:
- the yajC gene encoding preprotein translocase subunit YajC, whose translation MFITPAFAQDAGAAAAGPLAQVVQLVPFLLIFVIMYFLIIRPQRKKQKDHQEMLKNIRRGDTIVTAGGVIGKVSKVIDDSELLLDVGEGAKLRVARNYVSELRSKGEPVKE comes from the coding sequence ATGTTCATTACGCCAGCCTTCGCGCAGGACGCAGGTGCCGCCGCGGCAGGCCCATTGGCGCAAGTGGTCCAGCTTGTCCCGTTCCTCCTCATTTTCGTGATCATGTACTTCCTGATCATCCGTCCTCAGCGCAAGAAGCAGAAGGACCATCAGGAGATGCTGAAGAACATCCGCCGGGGCGATACGATCGTCACGGCCGGCGGTGTTATCGGCAAGGTCTCGAAGGTCATCGACGACAGCGAGCTTCTGCTGGATGTGGGCGAGGGCGCCAAGCTGCGCGTCGCGCGCAACTATGTTTCGGAGCTGCGCTCCAAGGGTGAACCGGTCAAGGAATAA
- the secD gene encoding protein translocase subunit SecD → MLYFARWKVILISLVILAGVLINIPNFLSSDTLKADWPSFLPSRQIVLGLDLQGGVYLLYEVDKQDYVSKRLKTLENEVRTALRQEPRVGYTGLGVNGQGVQVRVRDTAQVEEATKRLNELLNPLDQGVLGGTGVNEFAFSDKGDGLLRLDMTETGLTQRLSTVVAQSIEVIRRRVDEIGTTEPSIQKNGDDRILVEAPGEKDPERLKSLIGQTAQLSFHLVDSSMSAEEALRTRPPVGTEVLQSAEPGGPPYLVEEVPLLTGEDLKDARAAFDQQSNEPLVSFTLTTAGARTFADVTTRNVNRPFAIVLDNQVISAPVIREPITGGAGQISGNFTVESANDLAVLLRAGALPAKLEVVEERTVGPGLGADSIEAGKMASYIGAAAVVIFMIAGYGLLGVFANIALAINVMLIFATLTLLGATLTLPGIAGIVLTMGMAVDANVLIYERIREEQRGGRSAIPAIDAGFSRALGTIMDSNITTLIAAVILFQLGSGPVKGFAVTLAVGIFTSIFTAFTVTRLIIAIWVRRRRPAVVPI, encoded by the coding sequence ATGCTCTATTTCGCCCGCTGGAAGGTGATTCTGATCTCGCTGGTCATTCTGGCCGGTGTCCTGATCAACATTCCGAATTTTCTGTCGTCAGACACGTTGAAAGCGGACTGGCCGAGTTTCCTGCCCTCCCGGCAGATCGTGCTCGGCCTCGACCTTCAGGGCGGCGTCTATCTCCTCTATGAGGTCGACAAGCAGGACTATGTTTCCAAGCGCTTGAAGACGCTGGAGAACGAGGTGCGCACGGCGCTGCGCCAGGAGCCGCGCGTCGGCTATACCGGCCTCGGCGTCAACGGGCAGGGCGTTCAGGTTCGCGTTCGAGACACGGCGCAGGTCGAAGAGGCAACGAAGCGTCTCAACGAGTTGCTGAACCCGCTCGATCAGGGCGTTCTCGGCGGCACCGGTGTCAACGAATTCGCCTTCAGCGACAAGGGCGACGGCCTTCTGCGGCTCGACATGACCGAGACGGGCCTGACGCAGCGGCTGTCGACCGTCGTGGCCCAGTCCATCGAGGTCATCCGTCGCCGCGTCGACGAAATCGGCACGACCGAGCCATCAATCCAGAAGAACGGCGACGACCGCATCCTGGTCGAGGCGCCCGGCGAAAAGGATCCGGAGCGTCTGAAGTCGCTCATCGGCCAGACGGCGCAGCTCTCCTTCCATCTCGTCGACTCGTCCATGTCGGCCGAGGAGGCGTTGAGGACGCGCCCGCCCGTCGGCACGGAGGTTCTCCAGTCGGCCGAGCCCGGCGGCCCGCCCTACCTCGTCGAGGAAGTGCCGCTGCTCACCGGCGAGGACCTGAAGGACGCTCGCGCGGCCTTCGATCAGCAGTCCAACGAGCCGCTCGTCTCCTTCACGCTGACGACCGCCGGCGCCCGCACCTTCGCCGACGTCACGACCCGCAACGTCAACCGGCCCTTCGCCATCGTGCTGGACAACCAGGTCATTTCGGCCCCGGTTATCCGCGAGCCGATCACCGGCGGCGCCGGACAGATTTCCGGCAACTTCACCGTCGAAAGCGCCAACGACCTCGCCGTTCTGCTGCGCGCGGGTGCGTTGCCGGCCAAGCTGGAGGTTGTCGAGGAGCGGACGGTCGGGCCGGGCCTTGGCGCCGACTCCATCGAAGCCGGCAAGATGGCCTCCTACATCGGCGCGGCCGCTGTCGTCATCTTCATGATCGCCGGCTACGGCCTTCTCGGCGTCTTCGCCAACATCGCCCTGGCGATCAACGTGATGCTGATTTTCGCCACGCTGACCCTTCTTGGTGCGACGCTGACGCTGCCGGGCATTGCCGGTATCGTGCTCACCATGGGCATGGCCGTCGACGCCAACGTGCTGATCTATGAACGCATTCGCGAGGAACAGCGGGGCGGTCGGTCGGCCATTCCGGCGATCGATGCCGGCTTCTCGCGCGCCCTCGGCACGATCATGGACTCCAACATCACGACGCTGATCGCGGCCGTGATCCTGTTCCAACTCGGCTCGGGCCCGGTGAAGGGCTTCGCGGTCACGCTCGCGGTCGGCATCTTCACCTCCATCTTCACGGCCTTCACCGTGACGCGGCTGATCATCGCCATCTGGGTGCGTCGCCGCCGTCCGGCCGTCGTGCCGATCTGA
- the secF gene encoding protein translocase subunit SecF: MLLKLIPDDTKIPFMRIRKIVFAISLIASIAALGLFAVKGMNYGIDFEGGTMIEIQTKEGPADLASIRARLGDLGLGEVQVQEFGKADDVLIRVVRQEGGDAAQQAAVEKIKDAFGEEVNYRRVEVVGPRVSGELARAGTMAVGASLIAILIYIWFRFEWQYGLGAIIATMHDVIMTIGLFALLQIEFNLTSIAAVLTIVGYSLNDTVVVYDRIREMRRKYKKMPLTELIDLSINQTLTRTTMTSLTTLIALIALFIFGGEVIRSFTIAMIFGVAIGTYSSIFIASPVLIIFGLQRTGENAPASEPKQA, from the coding sequence ATGCTGCTGAAACTGATCCCGGACGATACCAAGATCCCCTTCATGCGGATCCGGAAGATCGTCTTTGCCATCTCCCTGATCGCCAGCATCGCGGCACTGGGCCTTTTTGCCGTCAAGGGCATGAACTACGGCATCGACTTCGAAGGCGGCACGATGATCGAGATCCAGACCAAGGAAGGTCCGGCGGATCTCGCGTCGATTCGCGCCCGCCTCGGCGATCTCGGCCTCGGCGAGGTGCAGGTGCAGGAGTTCGGCAAGGCGGACGACGTGCTCATCCGCGTCGTGCGTCAGGAGGGTGGCGACGCCGCCCAGCAGGCGGCCGTCGAGAAGATCAAGGATGCCTTCGGCGAAGAGGTCAACTACCGCCGCGTCGAGGTCGTGGGGCCGCGCGTTTCGGGCGAACTGGCCCGGGCCGGCACGATGGCCGTCGGCGCGTCCCTGATCGCGATCCTGATCTACATCTGGTTCCGCTTCGAATGGCAGTACGGCCTCGGTGCGATCATCGCCACGATGCACGACGTGATTATGACCATCGGTCTTTTCGCGCTGCTGCAGATCGAGTTCAATCTGACATCCATCGCGGCGGTCCTGACCATTGTCGGCTATTCGTTGAACGACACCGTGGTCGTCTATGACCGCATCCGGGAAATGCGGCGGAAATACAAGAAGATGCCGCTTACGGAGCTGATCGACCTGTCGATCAACCAGACGCTCACCCGAACCACCATGACGTCGCTGACGACGTTGATCGCGCTGATTGCCCTCTTCATCTTCGGCGGGGAGGTCATCCGGTCCTTCACGATCGCGATGATCTTCGGCGTTGCGATCGGCACCTATTCGTCCATTTTCATTGCCTCTCCGGTGCTGATCATCTTCGGCCTGCAGAGAACCGGCGAGAATGCCCCGGCCAGCGAACCGAAGCAGGCCTGA
- a CDS encoding Mth938-like domain-containing protein, whose protein sequence is MTSGYRGRGTPQDIVRRDAHFPGRAPVDAYGDGGFRFAGMSHRGSLLCLPSGIYGWAVSMPSDVTMESLEPLVADAGEVELLLYGSGRDLVPPPASLRLGLGDHGIRIDVMSTGAAIRTYNILLGEGRAVAAALLAVE, encoded by the coding sequence ATGACTTCGGGATATCGGGGACGAGGCACGCCGCAGGACATCGTTCGTCGCGACGCGCATTTTCCCGGCAGGGCGCCGGTGGACGCCTATGGTGACGGCGGATTTCGCTTTGCCGGCATGTCCCATCGCGGTTCGCTTCTCTGCCTGCCAAGCGGCATCTACGGCTGGGCGGTCTCCATGCCATCGGACGTCACGATGGAGTCGCTGGAACCTCTCGTTGCCGATGCCGGCGAGGTGGAACTGCTGCTTTATGGCAGCGGACGCGACCTCGTCCCGCCGCCCGCTTCACTGCGGTTGGGCCTTGGCGACCACGGCATCCGGATCGACGTGATGTCGACGGGAGCGGCGATCCGCACCTACAATATCCTCCTCGGCGAAGGGCGTGCCGTTGCCGCAGCTCTTCTGGCCGTCGAGTGA
- a CDS encoding phytoene/squalene synthase family protein yields the protein MHVEPDIPDEGLAAARAECEAVLRRDDRDRWLASMFAPEADRPHLHALYAFSNEIARIRDVVHEAMPGEIRLQWWRDALETEERGAFGHPVLMSLKATLAERRLPVRPLLDLIDARTFDLYDDPMPSLHSLEGYAGETQSALFQLAALVLARGEDPGTADASGHAGVAYALTGLMRALPLHARRGQIFLPLDVLAGAGVSEADMRQGNDSAGLRIALADLRERARMHLDAAREALAKAPTAIKAAYLPLALVPLWLRGMEAAPPFEPVADTAQWKRQWVLWRAAGKARRNKAFF from the coding sequence ATGCACGTGGAGCCGGACATCCCCGATGAAGGCCTTGCCGCCGCAAGGGCCGAGTGCGAGGCCGTGCTGCGCCGGGACGACCGCGACCGCTGGCTCGCCTCGATGTTCGCTCCCGAGGCCGACCGGCCGCATCTCCACGCGCTTTATGCCTTCAGCAACGAGATCGCCCGGATTCGCGATGTCGTGCACGAGGCGATGCCTGGCGAAATCCGGCTGCAGTGGTGGCGCGACGCGCTGGAGACGGAGGAGAGGGGCGCCTTCGGCCATCCCGTCCTGATGTCTCTCAAGGCGACCCTTGCCGAGCGCAGGCTGCCGGTACGTCCGCTGCTCGACCTGATCGATGCGCGAACCTTCGATCTCTACGACGATCCGATGCCTTCGCTGCACAGTCTCGAGGGATATGCGGGGGAAACCCAGTCGGCCTTGTTTCAGCTTGCGGCGCTCGTCCTTGCACGAGGAGAGGATCCGGGCACGGCGGACGCCTCGGGCCATGCCGGGGTCGCCTATGCGCTCACCGGGCTGATGCGGGCCCTGCCGCTTCACGCAAGGCGCGGCCAGATTTTCCTGCCGCTCGATGTTCTGGCAGGCGCCGGCGTCTCCGAGGCGGACATGAGGCAGGGCAACGACAGCGCGGGTCTGCGCATCGCCCTGGCCGACCTGCGCGAGCGGGCGCGCATGCACCTCGATGCCGCAAGGGAGGCCTTGGCCAAGGCTCCAACGGCCATCAAGGCGGCTTACCTGCCGCTGGCGCTCGTGCCGCTCTGGCTGAGAGGCATGGAAGCGGCCCCGCCCTTTGAACCGGTGGCCGACACGGCCCAGTGGAAACGCCAGTGGGTGCTTTGGCGAGCCGCTGGAAAAGCGCGTCGGAACAAGGCGTTCTTCTGA